A single Spirochaetales bacterium DNA region contains:
- a CDS encoding discoidin domain-containing protein produces PNIIENWCSIDPAGCAEEMRRCESQSATNPPQSTTPPSAPSFECAACIISNRPDILPFYQSNGWNIDQSNWVNIILDWYRIAPEGFLGEAQRCGSVCGYAHTITADANLALQAVSCAADSAYDSNYDGNKARDANAATKWCSTASTSGHWLKYNLGGIKEVHKIVVRHAGSNGEMQAMNTQTFQLRFGRNDNNWEVSFDVNNSNQSHVTEYNVGSINAQYVMLYITDCGIDNYARIYEFEVWGTDTTVQTVSNLALSASSCTADTAYDSNYGGHKAKDGNTATKWCSTNGSASHWLKYDLGGLKEINRLVVRHAGSNGEMQVMNTEAFELRFGRSDNNWETTCTVSNTGRENITDFNVGSVIARYVMLYITDCGIDNYARIYEFEVWGTAASSNSTPSPTLSSTATPVSTAVSTPDPTATPAPTTVLPPAPASLKGAYWLQYDGGYESYPANVPPVAWNLDYCGMVPDNAAGYRTYYLPRNIKTLARLTLDLTPDEKQSLENLSNPAPQLAQRLAHWNSQVDQVCGALGGDFDNLIYGFIFGNEENLGGESNISGVAYARAYNAFRAQWNGRGKPLLASGPGGCGVGGQCTDFYNGMLSVIGSVDGFAIHAYGYESFKNYSDMGGFIDQINAINRAKGRPPVFITEYNIPLQMTQPQNALQWGKYFNDRYNDVLSFNASNGNQIKALLYFVDAQDHWSSRRYGSNREIVAQAWWDYSLKKGSVTGDGRREAWKNAPFAPQ; encoded by the coding sequence GCCGAATATTATCGAGAACTGGTGTTCCATCGATCCCGCGGGATGTGCGGAAGAGATGAGGCGGTGCGAATCCCAGTCGGCGACAAATCCGCCGCAGTCGACCACACCTCCTTCGGCGCCATCTTTCGAATGTGCCGCCTGTATTATCTCGAACAGGCCCGACATCCTTCCCTTTTACCAGTCGAACGGGTGGAATATCGATCAGTCGAACTGGGTGAACATTATATTGGACTGGTACAGGATCGCGCCCGAAGGATTTCTCGGGGAAGCCCAACGGTGCGGCAGTGTGTGCGGGTATGCCCACACGATTACCGCCGACGCGAATCTGGCACTGCAGGCGGTTTCATGTGCGGCTGATTCCGCTTACGATTCGAACTATGACGGCAACAAGGCGAGGGACGCGAATGCGGCCACAAAATGGTGTTCGACGGCCTCGACATCCGGCCACTGGCTCAAGTACAATCTCGGCGGAATCAAGGAGGTTCACAAGATCGTCGTAAGACACGCGGGCTCGAACGGGGAAATGCAGGCGATGAACACGCAAACATTTCAGTTGAGGTTCGGCAGAAACGACAATAACTGGGAAGTGTCGTTCGACGTCAATAATTCGAACCAGTCGCACGTCACCGAGTACAATGTCGGTTCGATAAACGCGCAGTACGTGATGCTGTATATCACCGACTGCGGCATCGACAACTACGCACGCATCTACGAGTTCGAGGTGTGGGGAACGGATACGACCGTACAGACAGTATCGAATCTCGCCCTCTCCGCTTCATCCTGTACCGCCGACACGGCCTACGATTCCAATTACGGCGGACACAAGGCGAAGGACGGAAATACGGCGACAAAATGGTGTTCGACGAATGGAAGCGCGTCGCACTGGCTCAAGTACGACCTCGGCGGATTAAAAGAAATCAACAGGCTCGTGGTCAGGCACGCCGGTTCCAATGGTGAAATGCAGGTGATGAATACGGAGGCCTTCGAGCTGCGGTTCGGACGCAGCGACAACAACTGGGAAACAACCTGCACCGTTTCCAACACCGGGCGGGAGAACATAACGGATTTCAATGTCGGCTCGGTCATTGCCCGGTACGTGATGCTGTACATCACCGACTGCGGCATCGACAACTACGCGCGCATCTACGAGTTCGAGGTATGGGGAACGGCGGCATCCTCGAATTCGACGCCGTCACCGACATTGAGTTCGACGGCGACACCGGTGTCGACCGCCGTCTCGACTCCCGACCCGACAGCCACGCCGGCCCCGACGACGGTGCTTCCCCCCGCGCCCGCCAGTCTTAAGGGGGCCTATTGGCTTCAGTACGACGGCGGTTACGAATCTTATCCTGCGAATGTTCCTCCCGTCGCGTGGAATCTCGATTATTGCGGTATGGTGCCGGATAATGCCGCGGGTTACCGGACCTACTATCTCCCCCGCAACATCAAAACGCTCGCGCGGCTGACACTCGACCTGACACCGGACGAGAAACAAAGCCTCGAGAACCTTTCGAATCCCGCGCCGCAGCTCGCGCAACGTCTGGCGCACTGGAACAGCCAGGTGGATCAGGTATGCGGAGCCCTTGGCGGGGATTTCGACAATCTCATCTACGGATTCATTTTCGGAAACGAGGAAAATCTGGGGGGTGAGAGTAACATAAGCGGCGTCGCTTACGCCCGCGCTTACAATGCTTTCAGGGCCCAGTGGAACGGCCGGGGCAAGCCGCTTTTAGCATCCGGGCCGGGAGGATGCGGCGTCGGTGGACAATGTACGGATTTCTACAACGGGATGCTGTCCGTAATAGGTTCCGTCGACGGTTTTGCAATCCATGCGTACGGATATGAATCCTTTAAAAATTATTCCGATATGGGCGGGTTTATCGATCAGATCAACGCCATCAACAGGGCGAAGGGCAGGCCGCCCGTTTTTATCACCGAATACAATATACCGCTGCAAATGACGCAGCCCCAGAACGCCTTACAGTGGGGAAAATACTTCAATGACCGGTATAACGATGTGCTTTCCTTCAATGCATCAAACGGTAACCAGATAAAGGCATTGCTCTATTTTGTCGATGCCCAGGATCACTGGAGTTCCCGGCGATACGGCAGCAACAGGGAGATCGTGGCCCAGGCATGGTGGGATTATTCGCTGAAAAAGGGTTCAGTGACCGGTGACGGACGGCGGGAAGCGTGGAAAAACGCGCCGTTTGCACCACAGTAA
- a CDS encoding GNAT family N-acetyltransferase: MVSIDYIDPAKDPKWDDFVLNHRLGKLCHLSVWQKLLLTQFRHCEGRYIVLRDGESIVAGLPVYIVRSPLLGTRLVHVPFSTLCDPLVSSEEQLHRLLEEVLRLFKRIKPKSLEIRTLDSYVFFKNQPFTENDFYYFHYLPLDRPVDEIWKDDIHYNMRRYINKAKTYGLRFGVIGEEKDIGKFYRLYLKTKKKLGLPPLPLEFIKALWKKLYGKNMIDIYLAYDQKKPVAGMLVFKYKESVSMEIACSDPESLGMYPNYFIYWEAIMKAHGEGYSVFDFGRTSPLNKGLVTFKKRFGGKERNFHYFYIFPNAIEIKEKDETKSYRLISSMLKLLPLPMVKYFGRFYYGHSS; this comes from the coding sequence ATGGTAAGCATCGATTATATTGATCCCGCCAAAGATCCGAAGTGGGACGATTTTGTCCTTAATCACAGATTGGGAAAATTATGCCATCTTTCCGTATGGCAAAAACTGCTGCTCACCCAATTCCGCCATTGTGAAGGAAGATATATCGTCCTCCGCGACGGAGAGAGCATCGTCGCAGGATTGCCGGTGTATATCGTGAGAAGCCCGCTTTTGGGAACGCGGCTTGTCCACGTCCCGTTCAGCACCTTGTGCGATCCATTGGTTTCGTCTGAAGAGCAGCTGCATCGGCTGCTCGAAGAAGTCCTGCGCTTGTTCAAAAGGATTAAACCGAAATCACTTGAAATCAGAACGCTGGATTCATATGTATTTTTCAAAAATCAGCCTTTCACAGAGAATGATTTTTATTATTTTCATTACCTTCCGCTGGACAGGCCTGTTGATGAAATATGGAAAGACGATATCCATTACAATATGCGAAGATATATCAATAAAGCGAAAACATACGGTTTGCGGTTCGGCGTGATCGGTGAGGAAAAAGATATCGGGAAATTTTACCGTCTTTACCTGAAAACCAAAAAAAAATTGGGGCTTCCTCCTTTGCCTCTCGAATTCATAAAAGCATTATGGAAAAAATTATACGGAAAAAATATGATTGATATATACCTTGCATATGATCAAAAGAAACCTGTCGCGGGTATGCTTGTCTTTAAATACAAGGAGAGTGTATCGATGGAAATAGCATGTTCGGATCCCGAGTCGCTCGGCATGTATCCCAATTATTTTATATATTGGGAAGCGATAATGAAAGCCCACGGGGAGGGTTATTCCGTATTCGATTTCGGAAGAACATCCCCTTTGAATAAAGGCCTTGTGACATTCAAAAAGCGTTTCGGAGGGAAGGAGAGAAATTTCCATTATTTCTATATATTCCCCAATGCGATCGAAATAAAAGAGAAAGACGAAACAAAAAGCTATCGGTTAATCAGTTCGATGTTAAAATTGCTTCCACTCCCCATGGTAAAGTATTTCGGCAGGTTCTATTACGGACATTCGAGTTAA